Genomic segment of Apus apus isolate bApuApu2 chromosome 9, bApuApu2.pri.cur, whole genome shotgun sequence:
TACTGAAAGgagaagtggaaaagaaaaaaacagtatatTTATATCACAGTCCTCAGGCCCTGCTCTCTTCCATCAAAGAGCCAAGAAAGcgttggaggttttttttatacagcAATTTAATACAAATTTGCTCAAGTAAATGCATCCAAACCAAGCCATTCAAAACACAGGGGAGTGTTTGCTTCAGAAGCTTTGGTTTCtaaaagcagacaaaagaaTGCAGATATAAGCAATTTGATATCTCAAAAAGTTTAAGATCATCATTCAGGTTTTCATGTGGGAATGTGATTGCTTTtgaaactgtaattttattCCCTGGGAAAAGTGATAGGGAGAatctttttcattattcatcTATGCTACTGGAACTTGAACACATGCAAAAACAATGCAGCAACTAACACGAGCCTTATCTTGTTTGATATGGTAGCACCAaagtgggggtttttgttgATAGTATCTTTCTCTTTACTCAAGAAAGTAACTGTAGAGAGAATAACTTAAACCATCATTTTGCAAACAGCACCACGTtacatgtatataaaaaaaaaataagaagaaatttcCAGGCTATTTTTCTGCAGCAAGACCAGCCTCCTAACAGAGAAAGGAGCTAATTAAAGAAACAGATGAAGTCAGATGTGTGTGGAattggacagaaaaaaattactgtaaatttAAAACCACAAACTGTTACATTGAAACATCTCTTTACGTAAACCCAATTTGTcatacatttctgaaatatacATAAACAGTCAGCCTACTCCAGGTAAACAAAGAATAACcccatttttaaatattatgacGTGGATGTCAGTACAAACAGTATCACTCAGGGCAAATTCTCAAAGACTTTGATTTAAGCTCACAACTTCAATCTTACCACATAACACTGcctctattttatttctcatacacaaaagaaacaaattctaTGGACTAATAAAAACTGATCTCCATTTTACATTCTTGAACCACCTTCTCCAGCCAGATAATTGCCTACTGAAAGCAAGAAGGTGGTATTTATACCTCACGACACAACAAAGTCCTAATTTTATAACCTTAGAAATCTTTGGCAACATGCTGATCACCTATAGGCTATTGGTTTGCTCTACCACTGGTTAAGATTTTATACCTTTATTCAAGTCACActttttagagaaaaatgaGGCTAATGAAATCCTAAATAAGAAGTGTGATTCCACAGTAGGAATGACCTGAAATGGACCTCACTGTACTTCCAATGGCCTGATGTCAACTATTATTAAACTACAGGTTTTACAAAGTCTACCACTAGATGTCTAGAGTTAAGCCAGAAGTTTTGGCTGTAATACAGGCAGTGATGAAAAACATATGAGTGGTAACAAGTCATCTTAATATTATTCTTCAGTACTAAGATGGGCTAATCTGAAGCAGCACTTTAGTCTGGTATCACCCACAGTGCCAGGAGGATCAAGAACTTTGGAAGTGGaacttttctttatatttacTTTCCATTTCACAGAACTCAGCCTAACTtacttcttctctctttttttttttaaacatgaaataaCTGGACATAAAGATCTCAGGTGGATTATCACACTGCTTCCAGAAGAACTGTCAAACTTGCAAGGTATGTCCACCTTGAATACCTATTCTGTTTAAttagcaataaaatattaagcAGCAGTTGTCACTCATTATGTGCAGATTAATAATGTTAGGTAATTTATAGTTAGAGGTACCACTTTTTAATGGAACATTTGAAAATCTactctgcagctgaaataattGTTTATTACATCTGAGCTGGAAGTAAAAAACTGTTACAGTGAATTATTTACCTATTAAACTTTTCAGAAAGACTTAACAACTGCAAtgaattttttcctgttgttacAATCTATGAAAATTTATCCTACAATCACAGCAGTTCTTATAACTCAGTGTTAACTTTCTGTAATTGGGTATTTgaggttttggtgtttttttttttattagatatcagcaaagtaattaaaaatgacaCATGAAAGAATGAACTGTATACGAGCTACAAACTAAAACCACTTATGGATGATATTCAGTAACACACAAGAATCAAACAGTGTTTTccatacaaaataaatactctCCAAACCTATTTTGTAAACATGCTATTCATTGTTATACTACATAACTTCAGTATTGGACTGTTCCTCAAGATAGAATAATTTCTCCAGTCTgactgacaaaaaaaattcctcctgtttttcttaAGCAATTTAATTAAGTCAGTAGAGTAGGCAAAGAGTTAAACAAACTCCTCTCATTTCTGGAATGGGACAATGACTAATAGAaccaaaactatttttaaatacagctttcaAAACAGCTATGGTCTTGCCTTTCTTTGGACAATATCTGTGCACAGTGCAATGATTTGTGTTATTAATGAACACAGGGATTTTCCTTTGCCTCCATAAAGACCACCACTGAatcatttaaatatttccttttcagaaacaaTGCCAGAGGAAATTTGCTCTGTTCACTGGTaacagaagtaatttctaaatAGAATTTAGTGTCTTTTAATGTCTTAAAACTTTATCTCCTTCAGTGTCATAACTGGTAAAGTGACCACATGCTGCAGGAGTGGCATGCAACTGCCAAGGAATCCAGACTTACgtggttttttttatgcacACTTCCTATACTAACAACATAACATCTGTTCTCCCAGgaagtgtttttcttccattcattAATGTTTAGTATTTTTATGTCACAGAACTATTGCACACTTAGGTGGGAATATCCCACACAATCCTTAAAAAGTTTTAATCATATTAATATCCTGTGACAGCACCTGCATTTCATTAGTTATAAATGCTATGCATTATCCTAAGCTAATAGCATAAATGTTCATATCTTCCACATGCTGTTTGGCAATATGAATTTTGGTAAAGATCATCCCATTAGGCTGAGTATGTTCCAAACAATTAATACAGTGATTTTAGGATAGTTACATACTTCAGGAAAGAAAGCCCAGACTTACAGCATCTCTACATGTAAAGTGTACCTTCCACATTCAGTTACTGCACTTCGGGGTGGCTAGTGTTCCAGTGAAAAGATGCTATTCAGAAGCTTTTTATAttgaaggaaaagcaggattACTCTAAAGAATGTACAATGGACAAGTATGTGAGCCCTCCTTGAATGTGCTACACGCTTTCTCAAACTCATCTTCAGTGTTCTTGCCTGTAAAAATGACAATTGACAAGGCCAGACTGTCCAAGCAGCAATCATCTGGTTCAGGGTATTAGTCAAGAAAACTGAGCCTAACAGCTTATACATGTCAAGAAGGGCAGTGGcatctcttcttccctctccttccattTAACATTCTCTCCCCCTAAACCAGGCTGTTCCACCCATTCCTTTGTTCTGGCTCTCATACTCAGACGGATTCAGATTGTTTACCCAGAAAGAATgtgttgcattttctttcttgctcgCATTAGTGAGTTCAGTCAGCTCAGTGAACAGCCTCAGTGGAAAAGCTGGTAAGAGAGAACAGGTTTGTACCCGGGAGCAGAACTAGCCTCAGGTGGCAGCAGTGAGCCATTAATTAGTACAGCTGTATTCATCAGCTGTACTTTctgaaacaaacatttcataAAATTCTCATTATAAAACAATGGaagtattttcagaaagatCACTAGGATCTTGGATTTTaggttttcatttccttttcattgcCTTACTCTTGAAGTTAAAGCATGCAGAAAGTTTCAGAAGTTCTTTGAGATGAGCTGCAGAGTCAGAGCATTTCTACAGAGAGATATCAACATCTCTTTACTGTGAAACTCATCGAGCTCTTTGGAATCCTTTCTCTGACAGTTCTTTGGCCAATGCAAAACTGGAGTCAAACTTGATTACCACCCCTACCTACAGAGCCAAGTAGCACTAAGGATACATTTCCTAATGGCAGAATGGGAAGATGAAGTAAGAGCTTTCTCTCTGccctaaaaaaaaagtaattgtatCACAAGTCAGGCTTCCTCCTGTAACAGGACTTCTTTTCAGATTAGTATGTCATCAATGACATATTTCAGTGCTACTTTTCTCAAAATATGTGATCAACACATATTTTTCAGGAGTTCAGACTGGCCACTACTCCAACCACAGACTCAGCCTTTTTATAGTTTGAAATTATAATTAgcttttttaatatctgaaagaaaagatgtaATACATTTGCTACAGGTGCAAGTGtgcaaacaaatttttaaattgtttcatAAGACAACTTTCTAGCACCAGTCGCAGCAACATTTCAGGAACCTACAGGAAAGATTATCCTTTAGGTACACTAGAACTATATATCCAGGGCCTATCAGAAATACAAGTCAGCAGGGACTTAGAAATTGTATGTCCCAAGACATGATACGTGCTACAACACATGCAGAAATTGTACAAAACCACTAAATAAGGCACAGAGCGTTTTGTCACTTAATACCTAAGCAGGCAGGGGAAGAAGAGCAGTCTGAGTGCTCATCTGTGAAAACCCATCCCTTAAAAGCACTTGTCCAAGAATAAGAACTCAGAAGTCTGAAAGGCATCAGACGCCCCATATCCTAATTAATGCGATGACTGAAGTATTgaacatttttactgttttgctgAAGCTGAAATACAGGATTGAAAGGGCCAAATATTCTAGAGGTATACAGCCAGACATGACTGCAATTCTCTTCCAACAAACAAAGGTTCCACATCTTGTTGCCAGCAGTATTTTAGACTCTCAAAAAACACATTGTATAGGATTGCAAGTACAAGTATAAAATTCTATCTAGAAGCATTGAAAGAGAATGTTATTTTgaacatgagggaaaaaaatgggaaaaatataaGTGAAGACTCCTCTAAGAGACTGCTGAGTCAGTAAAAGATTACAGTACTCTAATGAGCATGCACTTGCAAGAACACAACAAATACTAAACTTAACAGTTGTATGCTGCATACCTGCAGGATACAAATGACATGCTTCTCCTTTCAGACATGTATTTGAGGGGAAGGAGTCACTGCATACTTTTCAGAAGGCTAGGTTTTATGTAATCTAAatacttttatctttttatacACCCTGAAAGGTATACAATTACATTAGTAGCAGTGTGTGCAATATACAGTGTTTAATGCTGTTAAGAAACATATACAGGAAAGATCAAAATGACCTTgtatagaaaaaagaaatgcaaacaaattcTCGGAATTTTGAGCAAGCCAAGGCCCATGTACAAACCAATGCAATCCTTTTCCTGTGATCAAGGACCAAGGACAAAATGTCTacataaagacatttttcagctATAATCCCATCGGTAAGCGTTTAATTAGGTGACCAAACAAGGACTGAAATCAGTTTAGTACTTCCCTAAAGTGGTCTATGGTGGTCtaaatagaaacattttgaaaacaggatATGCATAATACAATTCATGACAGCACCTCCTGGGTTGCACAGCAGTAGGATACAAATTACTTCCGGAATTAGGCTTTGGTGGGAAGCACTGTGGAGCTGAGGGCTCGATGTAGTCTTTTCTCACAGAGCTGCAAAACATCCTGCAACAGTTCTTATTATTCTCTATCCCTTTTGTCCAGTTTTACAGGACTGTTTGATCAAAAAATCATCTTTAGACTAAAAGCAGAGTATGTAGAAAATATCTAAGAGTTTTGACCTATGGATCATCATGACTCAGGTAAGAAACTATACTGTAGGACTGGTGTGCTGATTTTCCCAGTCAGGTGTGGATAAAAGAAATCTGGTAAAATTAGAACTCAGGAAGCTGAATGCAATGGAATGAACAGCTGGAAAGAGACAGTCTACCATATTTTTCTACAAACAAATCTGCTTCTTAAGTCTTCTGTAACTTGCGTGTTCTTCTGaacaacatcagaaaaaaataattctatctATCTGACATAACCAATCcatcttctttctgtcttctagACTGAAGAACTTTTGATTACAGAAGTAATCAAGTTAGAGGTAAGCTAGAAATCTGATTAATTTAATGGCATTTAATTCAAGCATGGCACATTTTGAGCTCCTTTCAGCTGGCTGTCTAGTTACAATGTACAGACCCTATGATGACAAAGCcaggttgaaaaaaaataatttaaaaaaatactcacaGAGAAGTATTAGTTAGTATATAAGcactatattttaaataatatttttactatTCATCCGTTATAAACTAATTAAACCTTAGTATTCATAACAGACAATTTTTCAGGACTACAGACTGTGGCAGTGAATGAAGTAAAAAGTTCAATAGCCGTATTTGCCATTTCACATTCACTAATTCTTGtgtttgaggtttttgtttgtttactttccTCTTCAAGATTGACTATCCTGAATAAGAAGATATGAAGGAATACACACTCCTCTTCTTCTTGGCTTTGTGCTCTGCCAAATCTCTCATTGGTCCTTCATATTTGACACTAAAGAATATGATGCTCCAAGATATGGAAGAAGACGACGACGATGACGACAATTCTCTATTTCCAACCACTGAACCAATTATGCCACTAATTCCTTTTGATCTATTCCCAACATGCCCCTTTGGATGCCAGTGCTATATGAGAGTTGTCCATTGCTCTGACTTAGGTAAGAATGAATTTCTGTGTCTGTTCCCTACTGAACTCTACTTTGGAGGATTTTCCTCTTAGAAGATGAATTCTACAGCACCGTTCACATATTCCTATACTAGTAATTTTCAAAAGGAGCTCACATGTTTCCAGTTAGGCTTGCAAACCATATCTAGTCTGTGTCTAGtacttttttaaactttcacaGTTTATGTGCATcagtttagaaaataaattgctaCAGCCACATTCCATTAGCAATGACTCATTGATAACAGCACAGAATGGAAAGGCATTTTGAATATGTAACATATAACTGCAAAACTATTTAACAAAATGCTTCCCAGGGTTGTCACATGTAACCTGCACAGCTTTTTATCCACTAAGAGAACAGAGAATGCCAAAATgcttacatttacattttagatTACACTTTCTCGTGTTTCATTTACTTCCAGGAAGTAATACccaaacagagaaggaaaaaactttGCTGAAACTTCCATTTGCATTAGACACTAGTCTCCCTCCCAAAAAAGACTATGGCTAAAGAAATACTTCATTCACAACTGTAAAGAAACAGGTCAAATGGCAAGCAAACatatcaaaggaaaaagaggccATAAATAAAGCACAAGGAAGTTTAGCATCAGCGCATAAATGGGTTGCAAACTATTTCCTCAGCTTAGTATCAGTAAAGTGAGCATCAATAGTAACATTTTAGCTAAGGCAAATCTCCAACTGCCACTGTTGCAGATTCATACTACTGCATAAGAatgaattaaatattaattgtgTCAATTTGAATTTGTATTCATTGATGTTTTCCCATGATTCAAGGTAATCAAAGGACTATGCTCCTGCCACTAGCACAGTGACAATGACATTCATTCTAATCATAGCTCTGCCACCACCCTAAACTTTATCCTAGACCTGTCATGTCTTAGAAACAGTGAGTCAATACATAAATTGCTGGATTTTTAAAGAATGTGTCATTATTAAGGAATCAAAATTAGCTTTTGCTGACAGCAATAAGCAGTGATTATTGCATCTGGTTTACAGACTGCAAATTGCCTTATTTGAGTtcacacataaaaaaaagaaccctATTAATAGACTTAATCTTTAAATAACAGTAACCTATAATTATGGAATAGTTCTTAATAAACTGGACCAGCATTGATGCATCAGCATTTCCATTGAAAAGAAAGTTACTATTCCTCACTTGCCTCTTTTGCTGATACAGAATCTCAGATGGCATGAACAGAAGTATTTTGTCACTGAACAATTAACTGGATTGGTGAATTTATACCACTGGTAATTAAAATACTGGCAGCTAGAAGACCATCTTCTGTCCACTTTTAGCAAGAACACATTTCTCAGCCCTGATGTTGTTACCTGGACAGCTACATAAGCAACCATGCCAGTACAAAGGATAGGGCAGTGCAGAGGTAGAAAGGAGCATCCAAGGACTGAGCAGAAATTCCCTAAAGCCACTGCAACAGCCCTGTTCCTCAACACAGACCCACAGCCCAGGTCCTCTGAGGGTGGCTTTCTCCAAGGACTTCATCACTACCTGTAGGACAACCACTGCTGAGGCCGCTTTTTTCAGAGATGCAAGGAATTGCCTTGAGCACCTCATTCAAGCTTTTTATGGTCAGAGGTAGAAGCAGTTCCACTGGAAACTATTCACACATTTTTGTCATTCGTTCTTACATAATTAGCTCCTCTTGTTATCAAACATACCCTTCTATCCTTTGCTTTATGGCTGATCATAATTACTTTCCCAACAATCTcactgtgttttgctgtttagCAGTTAATCTCTTTGGACTTATATACAGGCATGTAATGTTTCTGTTTGTCACATACTTAAATAGGTTTGACATCAATACCTCGCAACATTCCACCAGACACTCGCATGATTGACcttcaaaacaataaaataagaGTGGTCAAGGAAAATGATCTCCAAGGGCTCACATCACTTTAtgtaagcattttattttccaaatttgAAATCTTATTTagcaatttgaaatattttatacttgTATAATataaatggtatttttcttctccaataGACTCTAATAGCTCCATATTTGACTGCTTCCACATAGTAAAGAGCAAATGTCTTTGAGCTGTAAGAACTCTGCTACTTCCTACAACACCCAGAAAACATACAATGAGTATCTCGCCAAACAGATTCTCAAGATTTATTCAGGCCTTAGCATTGACAAAACACTCTCTACATTTTAAAGGCTGCAAGACAAGTGCTCCTTTTTTATCTGCTTACCTGTAAAACAGCTGAAAGAACAATCTCACAGGAAAACTAGAACATTTTCTGAGggtattttcaaaagcacacaGCATATGACTGGCACATGCACCACTGAAACTAATGCTACAAATCCAACTGACTTGAACAGAAAACAGACCAAAGcagaattaatgaaaaagtCAAGTGCTTTACTACTCTTTTTTTAACACACTCAAGTAAGCATATAGAGACAGCCTTTGAAGTAAGTATCACTGGCAACCAATAAATCTAGATATTAACCGTATACTATAATCTCTTTTTATAATGAAAGAATATAAGAGAGTCTCAGAGGCCTGGAAAGGTAGATTAAATCTATTTTGGAATACTTATTTCCGTAAGATGTCACTCCAGATCCAGTACCAACaaattaacaattttaaaattttcaatgTAAAAATGACAGAACTGTTCCACAAGTTACAGCAAATTAACCTCATTTTGTTCCATCTTAGAAAGATATGAATAATTCATTAAACTAACATAAAACAAATCCTTTTCAGTTGTATTTGGTTTCTGAGCAAAACTGAGAATTTACCACATATAAGTGTTTATTAATGAGCCTGTTAATTATTATGGGTTAAGCTAGGATAGAAAAATAGGAACTATATAAACTCATTGTTTGCAACAAGGTGCTTCCAATTCCCCTCAAGTGTCTTGTGTCTGGGTACAGAACAGACTTGCCAGCAACTTGGGGGTAAACACACTAACTGTGCTTAATATTCAGTATAAAAGATGATATAGAAACTTATCTTCTATGACTGAGAAAATCACTGGAATACATCAGCAGTCACCACATTATACAGTAAACACTTAATTATGTGATAACTGAAAACTCTGAGTTGTTTGGCTTTCTCTTATCAGTTAATTTGCAGCAAGGACTAACAAAACCTTTCATGAAAGCAAAGTTTACTTTGTTCAGCTTCTCTGAGTACTAGTATGCTTAGCAAATGCACAGATGGCAACTTGGACTAGGAAGAAGcatttcctgtttatttccttaAGCTATTCCgattttttcttggaaaaaaagattaattctgttttgctctACTTTTCCCCACAATTCCAGAAAGCAGACGAATTCCCAACAGCTCAGAGAAgtcaaaaaggaagaaaaatgaatagTCAAGATATGGAAATGCAGAGATGTGATTTgacatgcaaaataatttcagagaacTAGTATTTTGTTGTCAGTAGTAATTAATTACAAGTTCTCTGATAACACACAGCaaccaagaataaaaaaactGTCCCAAAAAGCATTAATATGTTGTATAGAAGGGAGTCAAATTCACAGGAGTGAACTAATGCAAAGAAGATATAAATTACTGTGTGTATATCAGTCATTAACAgacatgaattaaaaaaaaaaacaacagattaaaacactgacttttattttgcagcattatgccaaaataaaagatgaaatCAAGTTTTGAAAACTTGTCTGCATtaaggaacaacaaaaaagactGTATCTGCCATACCATCCTACAAAATGTATGAAGACAGTTCTGCCAGTTCTTCTCACTATCCATTGTCACTTTGTTAGCTctgactgggtttttttttctaccttctAGTTGATGTTCCACCTTTCAgggtcttttttgtttttcccaatcAACTGAAATGCCCAAGTATATACAAAGTCCTAAAGTCTGGTatgatagaaaaataaaatatttagaatacCTAATTgtcaaattatatttaaaattcattactTAAAATTCATAATCATAATGTTCTGGTATATTGCTCTTCCTATATCTCAAAGGCACTGGCtttgaacaacaacaaaatatacaAGATTCATCCAAAAGCCTTTCAACCAACAAAGAGGCTACGACGACTGTATTTGTCCCATAACCAGCTAACTGAGATTCCAACAAATCTACCAAAAACTTTAGCAGAGCTCAGAATTCATGCTAATAAGGTTAAGAAAATCCCCAAGGATGTATTTAAAGGAATGAAGTCTCTACATGTTTTAGgtaagtagaaaataaaatgtctttataaAAAATGTAACCTACTATACATAACTTTCTTTTGAACATTTTCCTAATGTGCAATTTCCTATTAAGATAAATCAATGCTGTGGAAATTAtctttttcaatttaatttccATGTGAAGTTGTTACACAGGCCAAGTTTTTGGTAACCTTGCAAGCCAAGTTAGAAAGCCTTTATTTGCTGAAAGCTGTGATGTCCACCCCTCAGAATAGGTAATCAAAGCCAAGCACtaaataatacttaaaataccagaagtcattaaaaaatgaaatgtttaaaatgtacaCAAAATTATTGCGCCATAACTACTTTCTTTACTCCCCTCCTTGAACAGAAATGAGTGCAAATCCTCTTTACAATGATGGAATAGAGCAAGGGGCTTTTGAAGGTGTAAATATCTATCATATAAGAATTGCAGAAGCTAAATTAACTTCAATTCCTAAAGGTACGCTTCATTTTACCTTTTCTATTCTGCCTATACCAGTTTACTCctatataaaatactttaacATCTATatgataaaaatgtttataaattgTTTTGTATTGTTCATTATTAGCAAGCCACTTCCtaccttattttcctttttgcactTAGCAACCAATTTTACACCTCAGAAGTGTGCATTTGTGCCTGCACACACGTGAtctccagccccctcctcctgccttctccctgTCTGGCAGTCCACTCCTCTTAGTCATCCAGAGACTCTAAGAGAAGCAACATGAATAAAATTGTAACGTGATGTCGTTTCATATCTTTCACATCTGCCTCTCAAAAATCCTTACAGAGAAAGGTTAAACCCCTGACATTTGATCTGAGTCATGAGGGATACAGAATTCCCACTTCTTTTATGCACTTAAAATGAACCCTATACATTCTAACTTAAATTGTGCATGTTCCAAGCAACTCTGTTCCAACCATATGTTTTATCATTCACTAACTTACAGGGAGACTAGATTCCGGTTCCTAAGATACTTATTTCTGGATCATCcagataaataatttgtttcttatCAAATTTAATCTCTTCTTATAGAGAGATACATATACAACAGTATGCCTATAGAAGAGagcactaaaaaaaacaacagatcaAATGAACTTACCCCAATTGTTCAGGGAATTTTAAGATCAAAAACTATCTGGCTGCCTACCTATGGTAATTCACCCCAACACAAAAAGTCAGCATTACTCTAGTATCATCATAATACCATCTCCTATCACTTatcccacacacacatatatatacatgaaATTATTCAGATTTTGTCTTTGTTATAGTAAAATATCCTATAACACAGCATGAGGCCCAATATGTGGTGTCAAATACATAAACAATCACAAACAGGATTTTATGAACATGTTCTGTACAAATGGAAACTAAGTTTGTAGATGCTTCTATCTACCAATGttataatgacaaaaaaagatttaaaaaaatgtagcttACAAAATGCACTTAAAATCTAAAATGGACAGATGGGTAGTCTTCCCTCTCAATATTAGACAcaagcagcacccagcagaaCTGTGAACTGGAACGTAAACTGGAAAAAGcctacacacacaccccaaagCATGTCAGCTGGCATAAGGACAGACTGTAAAGCACACCACTTCCCTTCAGTATTGTAAAGCTGCTCCTGTTGCCATTGCTATTGGCTGTAGTGCTCCCCTAAGCCGTACTAGTAACACAAGGTTCTGGTTTGTCATACTTGGTGTCAGGGTGCCATCTAGACAGATGCTTGAAAAACTGAACATGAGACCAGCAAAATAGTTATCCAAATTGTGACTATCTTTGTCCTGATTGAAATGATATTGTAAAAAAGATTCTCCACCTCCTGGTCCATTCACTGACAGTTCTGAATTGGGACTATTTGGTACCACATGATGAAACATTCTGTGTCTGGCATGGAAAGGACCATACTAAATATCTTCTTTTGCTTAGAGAGTTCTGAAAGCTTTCCTCCTGTCTTAGGAGCTATAAGAACACAATTTCATatcatgtggaaaaaaatacgTATCTACAAAATATGTATCTGACTACTGACTGTCACAATTGCATATAACATACAATCTACGTTATAAAGAAAGCTAGCAAAATTATACCAAGTTTTTGAACTCTGGAATCTTAACATTAGCATTTGGactttcacatatttttttaagttactatTTTCAATCAaattgtggttgtttttttgtttgatttggttttgttttttaaggtaGTAACATACTTGTTTCTAATACCCATTTATTTTATGCAGATAGGCCCTTTCCCCAAGATTCTTCATCCAATcctaagcagaaaaaaaaaaaaaaagttgtttggAACATAATAAGTattccaataaaaataaattaacttatttttctcacactatttttttttttttttccatcagattTGCCTTCCAGTCTGCTAGAACTTCATTTAGATGACAATAAGATCACAGCAATTGAACTTGAGGATTTTAACCGGTATAAAGATCTTCAAAGGTAAAATTCAAATGCAGAATGCTTTTATTTGATAAAAAGTCACACCTTTTTTACAGTATCCCATAATGCAATCACTGTAATATGCACTGCACATACTTCTCATGCTCTAAATACATACTGAATCTTTGTGGACACAATTTATCAACAGTATTGACCattcttctccagcctgttcctGATCAGGCCTAACCATTTTAACTCCTTGGTCAGTCATCTCACAAATGACACTCTAAAATGAGATATACAGCAAAACCAACTGAATTTTGTTTTaggaacagaatattttttttggcaACTAAATTTATGGAATTTAAGAGTCATAATAGCTTTTTAAT
This window contains:
- the ASPN gene encoding asporin; translation: MKEYTLLFFLALCSAKSLIGPSYLTLKNMMLQDMEEDDDDDDNSLFPTTEPIMPLIPFDLFPTCPFGCQCYMRVVHCSDLGLTSIPRNIPPDTRMIDLQNNKIRVVKENDLQGLTSLYALALNNNKIYKIHPKAFQPTKRLRRLYLSHNQLTEIPTNLPKTLAELRIHANKVKKIPKDVFKGMKSLHVLEMSANPLYNDGIEQGAFEGVNIYHIRIAEAKLTSIPKDLPSSLLELHLDDNKITAIELEDFNRYKDLQRLGLANNKIKDVENGSFANIPSIREIHLEKNKLKKVPPGLPELRYLQVVFLHSNHITKLGVNDFCPTGRRKKKALYSGISLFNNPVKYWEVQPSTFRCILARNSVQLGNFLN